One genomic segment of Humidesulfovibrio mexicanus includes these proteins:
- a CDS encoding PaaI family thioesterase — protein sequence MDFSRLTEIIEDGLPFNKWLGIKVVELGEGAVKLRIPFKPELVGDPRRPALHGGVLSTLVDVTGGFAVWTCCRLEDRIATIDLSIDYLRPAAAEDLCSEATVRLMGNRVGNASVTLWNAGDPGRLVAAGRAVYNIRRGK from the coding sequence ATGGATTTCTCCCGGCTCACCGAGATCATTGAGGATGGGCTTCCCTTCAACAAATGGCTGGGCATCAAGGTGGTGGAGCTGGGCGAGGGGGCGGTAAAGCTCAGGATCCCTTTCAAGCCCGAGCTTGTCGGGGATCCCAGGCGCCCGGCGCTGCACGGCGGGGTGCTCTCCACCCTTGTGGATGTCACCGGCGGCTTCGCCGTGTGGACTTGCTGCCGCCTGGAAGACCGCATCGCCACCATCGACCTGTCCATCGACTACCTGCGCCCTGCCGCGGCGGAGGATCTCTGCTCCGAGGCAACCGTGCGGCTTATGGGCAACCGCGTTGGCAACGCCAGCGTCACCCTCTGGAACGCGGGCGATCCGGGCAGGCTGGTCGCGGCGGGCCGCGCCGTGTACAACATCCGACGCGGCAAATGA
- the hslV gene encoding ATP-dependent protease subunit HslV yields the protein MDIHGTTILAVRGPEGTAMAGDGQVTLGQSVAMKHTAKKVRTIYKGRVMVGFAGATADAFTLFERFEKKLESHSGNLTRAAVELAKDWRTDKYLRRLEAMILAADAETILLITGTGDVIEPDDAVAAIGSGGSYALAAARALKRHTQMDAKDIAMAAMRIAAELCVFTNDNITLETREREVAK from the coding sequence ATGGACATCCACGGGACCACAATCCTTGCCGTGCGCGGCCCGGAAGGCACGGCCATGGCAGGAGACGGACAGGTCACTCTTGGTCAGAGCGTGGCCATGAAGCATACGGCAAAAAAAGTCCGAACCATCTACAAGGGACGGGTAATGGTCGGTTTTGCCGGAGCCACAGCAGATGCCTTCACCTTGTTTGAGCGCTTTGAAAAAAAGCTCGAATCGCATTCAGGCAACCTTACCCGCGCCGCTGTGGAACTGGCCAAGGACTGGCGGACGGACAAGTATCTGCGCAGACTCGAAGCCATGATCCTCGCAGCAGACGCTGAGACCATCCTGCTCATCACGGGAACCGGCGACGTCATCGAACCGGACGACGCCGTGGCCGCCATCGGCTCCGGCGGCTCCTACGCGCTGGCTGCGGCCCGGGCACTCAAGCGCCACACCCAGATGGACGCCAAGGACATCGCCATGGCCGCCATGCGGATCGCCGCGGAGCTGTGCGTCTTCACCAACGACAACATCACCCTGGAGACCAGGGAGCGCGAGGTCGCCAAATGA
- a CDS encoding cytochrome c3 family protein, producing the protein MPGFSRYKKIITSVFCLLFALGVAATSPAQQQEAADAASAEQASPSQQPGALPDGLAAQDAAPSATVESMRFRHDEHNAKAKLQKRCAACHHSLERGRRSVKRAGPLRRCTDCHLARPEANSPLPSQMLVSHATCQGCHKAKKKGPLDCAGCHGS; encoded by the coding sequence ATGCCCGGATTCTCAAGGTACAAGAAGATCATCACATCTGTTTTTTGCTTGCTGTTCGCCCTTGGCGTCGCGGCGACAAGTCCTGCCCAGCAACAGGAGGCGGCAGACGCCGCCAGTGCTGAGCAGGCATCCCCCTCGCAGCAGCCCGGAGCGCTGCCGGACGGCCTCGCCGCTCAAGACGCCGCCCCTTCGGCGACGGTCGAGTCCATGCGTTTTCGTCATGACGAACACAACGCCAAGGCCAAGCTCCAGAAACGCTGCGCCGCGTGCCACCACAGCCTGGAACGAGGCAGGCGCTCCGTGAAGCGGGCAGGGCCCTTGCGCCGCTGCACCGACTGCCATCTGGCTCGGCCCGAGGCCAACAGCCCATTGCCTTCGCAGATGCTCGTCTCGCACGCCACGTGCCAGGGCTGCCATAAGGCGAAGAAGAAGGGGCCGCTCGACTGCGCGGGATGCCACGGAAGCTGA
- a CDS encoding bifunctional riboflavin kinase/FAD synthetase: MIAARTLDELRDTITGSCVTIGNFDGVHLGHQRLIARTCAKARARGLVSVVVTFDPHPMTVLMQHKTPPFLTSTSQRLRHLERQGPNVALVLEFTREMASLEPEEFVQRYLLDGLSMRELVIGYDYAMGKGRRGDHDFLAKLGQEIGFGVERLDPVIVGGAVVSSTRIRDLIQSGNVWDARPLLGRFFEVEGEVVDGMKRGAATLGFPTANLKLEGTLLPRPGVYAVWAELDGEIHQAVANVGDNPTFGDTGLTLEAHVLDFNRRIYGERLRLHFVQRLRGERKFESIAALKNRIADDVRLGRVILDTPDAQLSAEPGLAASND; encoded by the coding sequence ATGATCGCCGCACGCACTTTGGATGAACTCCGTGATACGATAACCGGTTCTTGCGTCACCATCGGCAACTTCGACGGCGTCCATCTTGGGCACCAGCGTCTCATCGCCCGCACCTGCGCCAAGGCGCGCGCTCGCGGACTCGTCTCCGTTGTAGTCACGTTCGATCCGCACCCAATGACTGTGCTCATGCAGCACAAGACTCCGCCATTTCTTACCAGCACCAGCCAAAGGCTTCGGCACCTTGAACGCCAAGGCCCCAATGTGGCCCTGGTGCTCGAGTTCACGCGGGAAATGGCCTCGCTTGAGCCAGAGGAATTCGTCCAGCGGTATTTGCTGGATGGCTTGTCCATGCGTGAACTCGTGATTGGATACGACTACGCCATGGGTAAGGGCAGGCGCGGGGACCATGATTTTCTCGCAAAGCTCGGCCAGGAAATCGGCTTCGGGGTGGAGCGCCTTGATCCGGTCATTGTGGGGGGGGCTGTCGTCAGCTCAACCCGCATTCGCGATCTCATCCAGTCGGGCAACGTGTGGGATGCCCGCCCCCTGCTTGGGCGTTTCTTTGAGGTGGAAGGCGAGGTGGTGGACGGCATGAAGCGCGGCGCGGCAACGCTTGGCTTCCCCACGGCGAACTTGAAGCTTGAGGGAACGCTTCTGCCAAGGCCTGGGGTATACGCCGTATGGGCCGAACTGGATGGTGAGATCCATCAGGCTGTGGCCAACGTAGGCGACAACCCTACCTTTGGCGATACGGGCCTGACGCTTGAAGCGCATGTTCTGGATTTCAATCGCCGCATCTACGGCGAGCGGCTGCGTTTGCATTTCGTGCAGCGTCTGCGTGGGGAACGCAAGTTCGAGAGCATTGCAGCCCTCAAAAATCGCATCGCCGACGACGTGCGTCTGGGCAGAGTCATTCTCGACACGCCGGATGCGCAATTATCAGCCGAGCCTGGGCTGGCCGCTTCCAACGATTGA
- a CDS encoding ribose-phosphate diphosphokinase, with amino-acid sequence MTGTCDLKILSGSANVDLAEAICGHIGCRLTPVLREQFSDGEIRIEIGDNVRGDDVFVVQPTCSPVNYHLMELCLMIDALKRASARRITAVVPYYGYARQDRKVVPRVPISAKLVADFLSVAGMHRLMTIDLHAGQIQGFFNCPVDNLFAAPVFLDYFRDLGDELVVVSPDAGGVERARAYAKRMDAGLAIVDKRRDAPNQAKAMNLIGNVRGKTAIVLDDMVDTAGTMCAAGQVLAENGANKVFACATHPVLSGPAIERLDKSVFSQILVTDTIPLDVRKRTCQKIKVLSVAELLSRAIMNVHGETSVSVLFV; translated from the coding sequence ATGACCGGCACCTGCGACTTGAAGATCCTGAGCGGTTCGGCCAACGTCGACTTGGCCGAGGCGATCTGCGGCCATATCGGCTGCCGCCTGACCCCTGTTCTGCGCGAACAATTCAGCGATGGCGAAATTCGTATTGAGATCGGCGACAATGTCCGTGGCGATGATGTGTTCGTCGTGCAGCCGACATGCTCTCCGGTGAATTACCACCTGATGGAGCTGTGCCTGATGATCGACGCGCTCAAGCGAGCCAGCGCCCGTCGCATCACCGCCGTTGTCCCCTACTACGGCTATGCCCGCCAGGACCGCAAGGTCGTGCCCCGGGTGCCCATCAGCGCAAAACTTGTTGCGGACTTCCTGTCCGTGGCCGGAATGCACAGGCTCATGACCATTGACCTGCACGCCGGCCAGATTCAGGGATTCTTCAACTGCCCGGTGGACAACCTCTTTGCCGCTCCGGTTTTCCTTGATTACTTCCGAGACCTTGGCGACGAACTGGTCGTTGTCTCGCCTGATGCTGGCGGCGTGGAGCGCGCGCGCGCCTACGCCAAGCGCATGGACGCCGGACTGGCCATTGTGGACAAGCGCCGCGATGCCCCCAATCAGGCCAAGGCCATGAACCTCATCGGCAACGTTCGCGGCAAAACCGCCATCGTCCTTGACGACATGGTCGACACAGCCGGGACCATGTGCGCCGCCGGACAGGTGCTGGCCGAAAACGGCGCCAACAAGGTGTTTGCCTGCGCCACGCACCCTGTCTTGTCGGGACCGGCCATCGAACGTCTGGACAAATCCGTGTTTTCCCAGATACTGGTGACGGACACCATTCCACTGGACGTGCGCAAGCGCACCTGCCAAAAGATCAAGGTGCTGTCCGTGGCCGAGCTGCTATCCAGAGCAATCATGAACGTGCACGGCGAAACGTCCGTCAGCGTTCTTTTCGTGTAA
- a CDS encoding beta-barrel assembly-enhancing protease, with product MNHRLPIPNPIRVALLAALIFFLSCRGVAFASVSIADEIEMGRKFDETIHAQMAFVEDPEVIFYVTGVVDRVASALPPQAYPIRSAVVANNSMNAFAIPGGYIYIFTGLILGVESEDQLAAVIGHELGHVTERHVAKRMEQMKYLNIASLTGMVAGVLLGASGAGGNIANLGGALTLGSAAGAQSAFLMYTRENEREADHVGLNYLVKSGYNPNAMPQTFEIMNKKSWFMSGDNIPSYLSTHPGLDERIVYLRDRIKHMPADVLTRDFKRDRFQRVQTILRARMVSPETALAYWDSKPQTQLTCLDQAGRGIVLDRLKRQQQAEQAFAKALGCGPDDPLVLREAGIFYFNQGNANKAAPLLQKAAILNPRDAMSMFFTARIMAERKDYAGAISLMERVAREVPKDSEVRYHLGRIKGESGDIFGAHIQLSYSSHFGRDKQKARFHLDKARSLAQTDAQKRQLEELERTISGPGEDKKNNGKAEGAKLNRMRLFR from the coding sequence ATGAACCACCGCCTTCCGATTCCGAATCCAATCCGTGTTGCCCTGCTTGCGGCCTTGATCTTTTTCCTGTCCTGCCGTGGGGTTGCGTTTGCATCCGTATCCATCGCTGACGAAATTGAAATGGGCCGAAAGTTCGACGAAACCATCCATGCGCAAATGGCATTTGTCGAGGACCCTGAAGTCATATTCTATGTGACGGGCGTGGTTGATCGGGTTGCCTCGGCCCTGCCGCCCCAGGCCTACCCCATCCGAAGCGCAGTGGTCGCCAACAACAGCATGAACGCCTTCGCCATCCCGGGCGGGTATATTTATATTTTTACGGGTCTTATTCTTGGTGTCGAATCCGAGGACCAACTGGCCGCGGTCATTGGCCATGAACTTGGACACGTGACGGAACGGCATGTGGCCAAGCGCATGGAGCAGATGAAGTATCTGAATATCGCCTCGCTTACCGGCATGGTGGCCGGGGTGCTGCTTGGCGCTTCCGGTGCAGGCGGCAATATCGCCAACCTGGGCGGCGCCCTTACCCTAGGCAGTGCGGCGGGAGCCCAGTCGGCCTTTCTCATGTATACGCGCGAAAACGAGCGCGAGGCGGACCATGTAGGCCTGAACTATCTCGTCAAGTCAGGCTACAATCCGAATGCAATGCCGCAGACTTTCGAAATAATGAACAAAAAAAGTTGGTTCATGAGTGGTGACAACATCCCCTCCTACCTCTCCACGCACCCAGGCCTCGATGAACGCATCGTGTACCTGCGTGACCGCATCAAGCACATGCCTGCCGACGTGCTGACCAGAGACTTCAAGCGTGACCGCTTTCAGCGCGTGCAGACGATTCTGCGCGCCAGGATGGTCAGCCCGGAGACCGCCCTCGCCTATTGGGACAGCAAACCCCAGACCCAGCTGACCTGCCTGGACCAGGCCGGACGAGGCATTGTGCTGGACCGCCTGAAGCGCCAGCAGCAGGCCGAGCAGGCGTTCGCAAAGGCTCTGGGGTGCGGTCCGGATGATCCGCTTGTGCTGCGCGAGGCAGGCATCTTTTATTTCAATCAAGGCAACGCCAACAAGGCTGCGCCGCTTTTGCAAAAAGCAGCGATTCTGAACCCACGCGATGCAATGAGCATGTTCTTCACCGCGCGCATCATGGCCGAGCGAAAGGACTACGCTGGCGCCATCAGCCTTATGGAACGCGTCGCCCGCGAGGTTCCCAAGGATTCCGAAGTGCGCTACCACCTTGGCCGCATTAAGGGGGAAAGCGGGGACATTTTTGGCGCACACATCCAGTTAAGCTATTCGTCGCATTTCGGACGTGACAAGCAAAAGGCTCGTTTCCATTTAGACAAGGCGCGCTCACTGGCCCAGACCGATGCGCAGAAGCGCCAGCTTGAAGAACTTGAGCGCACAATTTCCGGTCCAGGCGAGGACAAAAAAAACAATGGCAAAGCAGAAGGCGCGAAACTCAACCGTATGCGCCTCTTTCGCTAG
- a CDS encoding macro domain-containing protein: MRNYQPSLGWPLPTIDRQAAMSVWRLSSGYLELVQGDLTQAPVDAIVNAANPGLLGGGGVDGAIHAAAGPELLGACRELLGGMGCLATGQAVITPGFRLRARFVIHTVGPIWYGGGRNEEGLLRSAYLESLRLARANDLENIAFPAISCGAYGYPLHLAAPTALGALRHGLELGLAKHAGLWLHGPQDFDFWSGKARELLGPPQTF; this comes from the coding sequence ATGCGCAATTATCAGCCGAGCCTGGGCTGGCCGCTTCCAACGATTGACCGGCAGGCCGCCATGTCCGTCTGGAGATTATCGTCAGGATATCTGGAACTTGTCCAGGGCGATTTGACACAGGCTCCAGTTGACGCCATCGTCAATGCCGCCAACCCAGGCCTGCTTGGCGGCGGCGGCGTGGATGGCGCCATTCACGCCGCTGCAGGGCCGGAACTGCTTGGGGCCTGCCGAGAACTTCTTGGGGGAATGGGCTGCCTCGCTACTGGGCAGGCGGTGATTACGCCCGGATTCCGGCTCCGCGCGCGCTTTGTCATCCACACTGTCGGGCCCATATGGTACGGCGGGGGACGGAACGAAGAGGGATTGTTGCGCTCCGCCTATCTGGAAAGCCTGCGCCTGGCCCGAGCAAACGATCTTGAAAACATCGCATTTCCGGCCATAAGCTGTGGCGCTTACGGCTATCCGCTCCACCTCGCCGCGCCGACGGCGCTTGGCGCGTTGCGTCACGGGCTTGAGCTTGGCCTCGCCAAACATGCTGGGCTGTGGCTGCATGGACCGCAGGACTTTGATTTCTGGAGCGGCAAGGCCAGGGAACTCCTTGGACCGCCGCAGACGTTCTAG
- a CDS encoding 50S ribosomal protein L25/general stress protein Ctc, producing the protein MAELMTLTVRPRAEKGKGPCRRIRTSSLVPGIYYNKQGQNLPVQVEMLPLTKLYSKLGASRVFNLQVEQDGKVETLPVLFKNVQYDPIKSSPIHVDFYGVDLDRDIKVEVRVVVEGKAKGIILGGQLEIFRNSLEVVCKPLDVPQKIVIDVTDLDIGVNLHVADVKLPEGVRAVYDDNYAVVGVVAVESDEPKAEAESK; encoded by the coding sequence ATGGCTGAACTGATGACCCTCACTGTGCGCCCCCGCGCTGAAAAAGGCAAAGGCCCCTGCCGCCGCATCCGCACCAGCTCCCTGGTGCCCGGCATCTACTATAACAAGCAGGGACAGAACCTGCCCGTGCAGGTTGAGATGCTGCCGCTGACCAAGCTGTATTCCAAGCTTGGCGCCTCCCGCGTGTTTAATCTGCAGGTCGAACAGGACGGCAAGGTCGAGACTCTCCCCGTGCTCTTCAAGAACGTTCAGTACGACCCCATCAAGTCCAGCCCCATCCATGTCGATTTCTACGGTGTCGATCTTGACCGCGACATCAAGGTCGAGGTCCGCGTGGTGGTCGAAGGCAAGGCCAAGGGCATCATCCTGGGCGGCCAGCTGGAGATCTTCCGCAACAGCCTTGAGGTTGTGTGCAAGCCGCTTGATGTTCCGCAGAAAATCGTCATCGACGTGACCGACCTTGACATCGGCGTCAACCTGCATGTCGCGGACGTGAAGCTGCCGGAGGGCGTTCGCGCCGTCTATGATGACAACTACGCGGTTGTCGGCGTTGTGGCTGTCGAATCCGATGAGCCCAAGGCCGAGGCCGAAAGCAAGTAG
- the hslU gene encoding ATP-dependent protease ATPase subunit HslU — translation MSSLTPREIVSELDRYVVGQAEAKRMVAIAMRNRWRRQRLDSELRDEIAPKNIIMMGPTGVGKTEIARRLAKLAKSPFHKVEATKFTEVGYVGRDVESMIRDLMEIGINMVRAEEREKVRVRAEKHAEDRLLDLLLPGSIPSPGGYSFTPLGESAASPSGPGVPTANESTREKFRQLWREGKLDERLVELEVADQHAPGVSILGMPGMEDMGGQMQDMLGRFFPQKKRLRKMKVKDAFGALVQEESDKLIDMDKVQDTARERVEQSGIIFLDEIDKIASRQDHGGPDVSREGVQRDLLPVVEGCVVNTKYGMVRTDHILFIAAGAFHYAKPSDLIPELQGRFPLRVELSPLGAEEFHRILTEPQNALTVQYSALLATEGLALSFTDDALREIAATAQRINDETENIGARRLYTIMEKLLAELSFDASDRGGQTMVVDRDYVRGQLADIVENRDLSRYIL, via the coding sequence ATGAGCTCCCTCACCCCACGCGAGATTGTGTCCGAACTGGACAGATATGTGGTGGGCCAAGCCGAGGCCAAACGCATGGTGGCCATCGCCATGCGCAACCGTTGGCGCAGGCAGCGGCTCGATTCGGAGTTGCGCGATGAAATTGCCCCGAAAAACATCATCATGATGGGGCCCACCGGGGTTGGCAAGACCGAGATCGCCCGCAGGCTCGCCAAGCTTGCCAAAAGCCCGTTCCACAAGGTCGAGGCCACAAAATTCACAGAGGTTGGCTACGTAGGCCGCGATGTGGAATCCATGATTCGTGATCTCATGGAGATAGGCATCAACATGGTGCGCGCGGAGGAACGCGAGAAGGTGCGCGTCCGGGCCGAAAAGCACGCCGAGGATCGCTTGCTGGACCTGCTTTTGCCCGGCAGCATCCCCAGTCCTGGCGGGTACTCGTTCACTCCGCTGGGCGAATCCGCTGCTTCCCCGTCCGGACCAGGAGTCCCTACGGCCAACGAATCGACGCGGGAGAAATTCCGCCAGCTGTGGCGCGAGGGAAAACTCGACGAACGGCTCGTCGAGCTGGAGGTTGCCGATCAGCACGCTCCGGGGGTGTCCATCCTGGGCATGCCTGGCATGGAAGACATGGGCGGCCAGATGCAGGATATGCTTGGGCGCTTTTTCCCCCAGAAGAAGCGCCTGCGCAAGATGAAGGTCAAGGATGCCTTTGGCGCGCTGGTGCAAGAAGAGTCGGACAAGCTTATCGACATGGACAAGGTGCAGGACACCGCACGCGAGCGCGTGGAGCAGTCCGGAATCATTTTTCTCGATGAGATAGACAAGATCGCGAGCCGTCAGGACCATGGAGGTCCGGACGTGTCGCGGGAAGGCGTGCAGCGTGACCTGCTGCCCGTTGTCGAGGGCTGCGTGGTGAACACCAAATACGGCATGGTCAGAACCGACCACATCCTGTTTATCGCAGCCGGAGCCTTTCACTATGCCAAGCCGAGCGACCTCATCCCCGAACTGCAGGGGCGTTTCCCGCTTAGGGTGGAGCTCTCGCCCCTTGGAGCCGAAGAATTCCACCGCATCCTCACCGAGCCGCAGAACGCCCTGACTGTGCAGTACTCTGCCCTGCTCGCCACCGAAGGCCTTGCGTTGAGTTTTACGGACGACGCCTTGAGGGAAATCGCCGCCACCGCCCAGCGCATCAACGACGAGACGGAGAACATCGGCGCGCGCAGGCTGTACACCATAATGGAGAAACTGCTCGCCGAGCTCTCCTTTGACGCGTCCGACCGGGGGGGACAAACCATGGTCGTCGATCGCGATTACGTGCGCGGCCAACTCGCGGACATCGTCGAGAATCGGGACCTGTCCCGCTACATTCTCTAG
- the pth gene encoding aminoacyl-tRNA hydrolase: MDSISLILALGNPGSQYERTRHNFGFLLADALLAQAAERKSMALKTLRTGGDFDLYSLVFGGKSCLLAKPLTYMNLSGKAAARILGQHGIDPMEMLVLHDELDLPLGRMKLKRGGGANGHKGIDSIVEHVGAIDFLRLRLGIGRPRFSADVVRFVLEEFSPDEMRTVDHVRQAALKGLALLFRRGQAEAVQMLNAFRPPEGSDTLPKMDTPGAMG; encoded by the coding sequence ATGGATTCAATCTCCCTCATTCTCGCCCTCGGCAATCCCGGATCGCAATACGAACGAACCCGTCACAACTTCGGGTTCCTGCTCGCAGACGCCCTGCTCGCCCAGGCCGCCGAGCGCAAAAGCATGGCTTTGAAGACCTTGCGCACAGGGGGAGACTTCGACCTCTATTCGCTGGTGTTCGGCGGCAAAAGCTGTCTCTTGGCCAAGCCGCTTACCTACATGAATCTTTCCGGCAAGGCGGCAGCGAGAATTTTGGGGCAGCACGGTATCGACCCGATGGAAATGCTTGTGCTGCACGATGAACTGGACCTTCCGCTTGGCCGCATGAAGCTCAAGCGCGGTGGTGGAGCGAACGGGCACAAAGGCATCGATTCCATCGTCGAGCATGTTGGCGCCATTGATTTTTTGCGGCTGCGCCTCGGCATCGGCCGTCCGCGCTTTTCTGCCGATGTCGTCCGTTTTGTGCTGGAGGAATTCTCTCCAGACGAAATGCGGACCGTTGACCATGTGCGCCAGGCAGCGCTCAAGGGGCTTGCCCTTCTGTTCCGCCGCGGCCAGGCAGAGGCGGTGCAAATGCTCAATGCGTTCCGCCCGCCCGAGGGAAGCGACACGCTTCCAAAGATGGACACTCCCGGCGCAATGGGATAG
- the rho gene encoding transcription termination factor Rho: MADFVEEEYVTTSENKLNLTELKQKSMPELMELANSFKIENPSNLRKQELIFALLQECASQNGQIFGEGVLEILPDGFGFLRSPLYSYMPGPDDIYISPSQIRRFGLRKGDIISGQIRPPKEGERYFALLKVSEIGLEPPEASKHLVLFDNLTPLYPDKRFVMENGAENYASRVIDLLAPIGRGQRGLIVAPPRTGKTMMLQTIANSINANHPEVYLIVLLIDERPEEVTDMERTVRAEVISSTFDEPPTRHVQVTEMVLEKAKRLVERKRDVVILLDSITRLGRAYNAVTPSSGRVLSGGLDANAMQRPKRFFGAARNIESGGSLTIIATALIDTGSRMDEVIFEEFKGTGNMEIYLDRHLSEKRVFPAIDINRSGTRKEELLLDEEVLNRMWILRKVLSPMNSIDSMEFLLDKMRKTKNNNEFLNIMNK, translated from the coding sequence ATGGCGGACTTTGTCGAGGAGGAGTACGTCACCACCTCCGAAAACAAATTGAATCTAACCGAGCTCAAGCAGAAAAGCATGCCGGAGCTCATGGAGTTGGCGAACAGCTTCAAGATTGAGAACCCAAGCAATCTGCGCAAGCAGGAGTTGATTTTCGCCCTCTTGCAGGAATGCGCTTCGCAGAACGGCCAGATTTTCGGCGAGGGCGTCCTTGAAATCCTGCCCGACGGGTTCGGGTTCCTGCGCTCCCCGCTGTATTCCTACATGCCGGGCCCAGACGACATTTACATTTCCCCCTCGCAAATTCGCCGCTTCGGCCTGCGCAAGGGCGACATCATCTCCGGCCAGATACGTCCTCCGAAGGAAGGCGAACGGTACTTCGCTCTTTTGAAGGTCAGCGAAATCGGACTGGAGCCGCCAGAGGCCAGCAAACACTTGGTTCTTTTCGACAACCTGACGCCGCTCTATCCGGACAAGCGCTTTGTGATGGAAAACGGAGCGGAAAATTACGCATCGCGCGTCATTGATCTGCTCGCCCCCATCGGCCGTGGACAACGTGGCCTCATCGTGGCCCCGCCGCGCACCGGCAAGACCATGATGCTCCAGACCATCGCCAACTCCATCAACGCCAATCATCCGGAAGTCTACCTCATCGTGCTGCTTATTGACGAGCGGCCCGAAGAGGTGACCGACATGGAACGCACCGTTCGCGCGGAGGTCATCAGCTCCACCTTTGATGAACCGCCCACCCGGCATGTGCAGGTTACGGAAATGGTCCTGGAGAAGGCCAAGCGTCTGGTGGAGCGCAAGCGCGACGTGGTCATCCTGCTCGACTCCATCACGCGCCTGGGCCGTGCGTACAACGCTGTCACGCCGTCATCTGGTCGCGTTCTTTCCGGCGGCCTGGACGCCAACGCCATGCAGCGTCCAAAGCGCTTCTTCGGCGCGGCGCGCAACATCGAGTCCGGCGGCAGCCTGACCATCATCGCCACTGCCCTCATCGACACCGGCTCCCGCATGGACGAAGTGATTTTCGAGGAATTCAAGGGCACAGGAAACATGGAGATATACCTGGACCGCCACCTTTCCGAAAAGCGTGTGTTCCCGGCTATCGACATCAACCGCTCCGGCACCCGCAAGGAGGAACTGCTCCTGGACGAAGAGGTGCTGAACCGCATGTGGATCCTGCGCAAGGTGCTTTCTCCCATGAACTCCATAGATTCCATGGAGTTCTTGCTGGACAAGATGCGCAAAACCAAGAACAACAACGAATTCCTCAATATCATGAACAAGTAA
- a CDS encoding CarD family transcriptional regulator, with protein sequence MFQINELVVYPAQGVGRIERIDSQEIGGVRADYYIVRILSNSVTLMVPVKNARNVGLRHVCSLRSGQEVFESLRDRSDFTGYTGQNWNRRYREYSEKLKSVNLADVAYVLKELFLIGMDKELSFGERRLLEQAMTLVTMELAYSLGRDQADVKADINEMFADVIMKQQEKLQKTK encoded by the coding sequence GTGTTTCAGATCAATGAGTTGGTGGTCTACCCCGCACAGGGGGTCGGCCGCATTGAGCGCATCGACAGCCAGGAGATAGGCGGAGTTCGTGCGGACTATTACATCGTCCGCATTTTGAGCAATTCCGTCACGCTCATGGTCCCGGTCAAGAACGCTCGCAACGTCGGGCTGCGCCATGTGTGCAGCCTGCGCAGCGGTCAGGAGGTGTTCGAATCCCTCAGAGACCGCTCGGATTTCACCGGCTACACCGGGCAAAATTGGAACCGGCGCTACCGCGAGTACTCCGAAAAGCTGAAGAGCGTGAACTTGGCCGATGTGGCCTATGTACTCAAGGAATTGTTTCTTATCGGGATGGACAAGGAACTTTCCTTTGGAGAAAGGCGCCTGCTTGAGCAGGCCATGACCTTGGTGACCATGGAACTGGCCTATTCCCTTGGCCGCGATCAGGCGGACGTCAAGGCGGACATCAACGAAATGTTCGCAGATGTCATCATGAAACAACAGGAAAAGTTGCAAAAGACCAAATAG